A DNA window from Romeriopsis navalis LEGE 11480 contains the following coding sequences:
- the hpsJ-A gene encoding HpsJ-like protein, cyanoexosortase A-associated yields the protein MTVSQDDFYADGALTSDASVPMDELYETDESAYSQQEIASNDLADVPTAEKVKAVPASVSLLPNDLNPIRTMQVLRSIGYGLLVLATIDLIYILVPPDFTKPIWEYQTMGDMIRLIPVPMLAYMFVFYGETIGRKRFERPLVFTLSWSTLIFGVLFLLMIPLTVVNSMRISQYNNDQISVQVQQQKLRINNTLNQIQGASPDDLEKLIPRPSEAQKKQPNIPKTRAEAKKKVVNNLERAQSLADEEAVKARKNVEQNLIKNSSKMVLEALVGGSLFFYTWFVTPWARRRQANAYEETNSTGRRTRTKKKPAFGKGNRRLRRS from the coding sequence ATGACGGTCTCACAAGATGATTTTTATGCAGACGGGGCATTGACCTCGGATGCTTCGGTTCCCATGGATGAACTCTATGAAACGGACGAATCAGCCTACAGCCAGCAGGAAATAGCGTCGAATGATCTAGCCGACGTACCCACCGCCGAGAAGGTCAAAGCCGTCCCGGCATCGGTCAGTCTGCTGCCCAATGACTTGAATCCGATCAGAACAATGCAGGTGTTGCGAAGTATTGGCTACGGCTTGCTCGTACTGGCAACGATCGACTTGATTTATATTTTGGTTCCACCGGATTTCACCAAGCCAATCTGGGAATATCAAACGATGGGCGATATGATTCGGTTGATTCCCGTCCCGATGCTCGCCTATATGTTCGTCTTTTATGGCGAAACCATCGGGCGCAAACGATTTGAGCGGCCCTTAGTCTTTACACTCTCTTGGAGCACCCTCATTTTTGGGGTACTTTTTCTCCTGATGATTCCGCTGACCGTCGTGAACAGTATGCGGATTAGCCAGTACAACAATGACCAAATTAGCGTCCAAGTCCAACAACAAAAGCTCCGGATCAATAATACGCTGAACCAAATTCAAGGCGCGAGCCCGGATGATTTAGAAAAACTGATTCCCCGCCCCAGCGAAGCCCAGAAGAAACAGCCAAATATTCCGAAGACTCGGGCCGAGGCCAAGAAAAAGGTCGTCAACAACTTAGAACGGGCCCAATCACTCGCAGATGAAGAAGCCGTCAAAGCCCGGAAAAACGTTGAACAAAACCTAATCAAAAACAGCAGCAAAATGGTGCTTGAAGCACTCGTTGGCGGCAGCTTGTTCTTCTATACCTGGTTTGTCACACCTTGGGCTCGTCGCCGTCAAGCCAATGCCTATGAAGAAACCAATAGCACTGGCCGTCGCACCCGCACGAAGAAAAAGCCAGCCTTTGGCAAGGGCAACCGCCGTCTGCGCCGCTCATAG
- a CDS encoding YdcF family protein, with protein MSMRWLNFKRPMSRRRYRFRKYLRLGLLILSLPMFGFIPARLMIATIQAPAPQAILTLGGARQREAFTAELAKNHADLDVWISSGLSQKDAQRIFSEAGVDFHRVHQDRVATDTVTNFTSIVDRLQQRNIQHVYLVTSDFHMPRAEAIATVILGSRGIRFTPMPVPSQEESESPLRIVRDIGRSIVWIFTGQTGAELRTGRATYKLNNQIFGQNERQRR; from the coding sequence ATGTCAATGCGTTGGCTAAACTTCAAACGCCCGATGTCGCGTCGTCGTTATCGCTTTAGAAAATATCTCCGACTCGGTCTGCTCATTTTGAGTCTTCCGATGTTTGGGTTTATTCCGGCACGATTAATGATTGCGACCATTCAAGCGCCTGCTCCGCAGGCCATTTTGACCCTGGGGGGCGCCCGACAACGGGAAGCCTTCACGGCGGAATTAGCGAAAAATCATGCAGATCTAGATGTCTGGATTTCTTCGGGTTTATCCCAAAAAGATGCCCAACGGATTTTTAGTGAAGCGGGGGTTGATTTCCACCGCGTGCATCAAGATCGTGTGGCCACAGATACGGTGACCAATTTCACGAGTATTGTCGATCGCTTACAGCAACGCAATATTCAACATGTCTATTTGGTCACATCCGATTTCCATATGCCCCGCGCCGAGGCGATTGCCACCGTGATTTTGGGGAGTCGGGGGATTCGGTTTACACCGATGCCGGTGCCTTCGCAGGAGGAAAGTGAATCACCCCTCCGGATTGTCCGTGATATTGGTCGATCGATTGTTTGGATTTTCACCGGGCAAACAGGTGCAGAACTGCGCACAGGTCGAGCGACCTATAAGCTCAATAATCAGATCTTTGGTCAAAATGAACGTCAACGTCGTTAA
- a CDS encoding WcaF family extracellular polysaccharide biosynthesis acetyltransferase, which yields MNVNVVKLNQYRQGDYAPGAALWLQLLWYFLGAPLVRSYWLPVSGLKVLLLRMFGATIGTGVRIKPGVRVKFPWRLTVGDHVWIGEDAWFDNLAPITIGDHVCISQAVYLCTGNHDWTSQYFDLKIAPITIEAGAWVAARSVIGPGVTVGQGAILALGSTTGRSLLPMLIYAGSPATAIKSRVMTAQNSFVPVVAT from the coding sequence ATGAACGTCAACGTCGTTAAGCTCAATCAATATCGCCAAGGTGACTATGCACCGGGTGCGGCCCTTTGGCTACAGCTCTTGTGGTACTTCTTGGGGGCGCCACTGGTGCGGAGTTACTGGCTACCGGTTTCGGGATTGAAGGTGTTGTTGCTCCGGATGTTCGGGGCCACGATCGGCACTGGGGTGCGAATTAAACCGGGGGTACGCGTCAAATTTCCCTGGCGATTGACCGTTGGTGATCACGTTTGGATTGGGGAGGATGCTTGGTTTGATAACCTTGCCCCAATTACCATCGGTGATCACGTCTGCATTTCCCAAGCCGTGTATCTCTGTACGGGCAATCATGATTGGACGAGTCAGTACTTTGATCTAAAGATTGCGCCCATTACGATCGAGGCAGGTGCCTGGGTCGCGGCGCGTTCGGTGATTGGGCCAGGGGTAACGGTTGGCCAAGGGGCGATTTTGGCCCTCGGCAGTACAACGGGGCGATCGCTGTTGCCAATGTTGATCTATGCCGGGAGCCCCGCCACAGCGATTAAGTCGCGAGTGATGACCGCTCAGAACAGCTTTGTGCCTGTGGTCGCCACATAA
- a CDS encoding PFE-CTERM domain-containing protein: protein MPSSTSLSVGPINSYVEGSTWFDMNRYDFLSNQERVGVNLTASDLWLVDASKIKLASDYAPRVAFLNEGAGYRSPINISAEGETFTQALLFEDLSGTNSVLPSADAPLDRGDWVQLSNIAAGSQLNFSVIPNGVYNPGAQALSTDYTINPDTPFNTNGPVFWTAYADPETATLVMAFEDIAGKGTDNDFNDGILAIDIGEENFNQLFASANLGQDASINLNDARAQPTNVPYELEAGLGLVGLALIVGHKVIFRKLKQVFSPQKQVDFSH from the coding sequence ATGCCATCTTCGACTTCTTTGAGTGTTGGACCAATCAATAGCTACGTTGAAGGTTCGACTTGGTTTGATATGAACCGCTACGATTTTCTGTCGAACCAAGAACGCGTTGGTGTGAACCTGACGGCGAGTGATCTATGGTTGGTCGATGCCAGCAAAATCAAACTTGCCAGTGATTACGCTCCGCGCGTTGCTTTCTTGAATGAAGGCGCCGGATATCGTTCCCCCATTAATATTTCAGCGGAAGGGGAGACCTTCACCCAGGCGCTTTTATTTGAAGATCTTTCGGGCACAAATAGTGTCTTGCCATCGGCGGATGCGCCGCTCGATCGGGGTGACTGGGTTCAGTTGTCTAATATTGCCGCTGGTTCACAATTGAATTTCTCGGTAATTCCGAATGGTGTTTATAATCCGGGGGCTCAAGCCTTAAGTACGGATTATACAATTAACCCTGATACGCCTTTTAATACGAACGGGCCAGTGTTCTGGACGGCTTATGCTGACCCGGAGACGGCGACTTTGGTCATGGCCTTTGAAGATATTGCGGGTAAGGGAACGGATAATGACTTCAATGACGGCATCTTAGCGATCGACATTGGTGAGGAAAACTTTAATCAACTGTTTGCCAGTGCGAACTTAGGGCAAGATGCTTCGATTAATCTGAATGATGCTCGAGCACAGCCGACCAATGTGCCCTATGAATTAGAAGCGGGACTGGGATTAGTCGGCTTGGCGCTGATTGTGGGCCATAAAGTCATCTTCCGCAAGCTGAAGCAGGTGTTTTCACCCCAGAAGCAAGTGGATTTCTCCCATTAA
- a CDS encoding PFE-CTERM domain-containing protein, which produces MPSSTSLTVGPVQNYVDGSSWFDLSRYDALGSQDRVNVNLTASDLWLVDASKIKLASDYAPRIAFINESAGNRSPISISASGETFDQALVFKDLSGIDSALPSEDASLSRGDWVQLSNIAAGSQLNFSVVPNGVVQPGRKALSTDYTINPETPYNSNGPVFWTAYADPETSTVLLAYEDQTSWGSDNDFNDGVIALDIGEENFDQLFRTANLGQDATINLDGAQRVDVPYELEAGLGLVGLALIVGHKAIFRKVKQLFAPQKVDFSH; this is translated from the coding sequence ATGCCATCTTCTACTTCCCTGACCGTTGGACCAGTACAAAACTATGTTGATGGTTCCTCTTGGTTCGATCTCAGCCGTTATGACGCTTTGGGCTCACAGGATCGAGTCAATGTGAACCTGACGGCGAGCGATCTGTGGCTAGTAGATGCAAGCAAAATCAAGCTTGCTTCTGACTATGCGCCCCGGATTGCCTTTATTAATGAAAGTGCGGGTAACCGATCGCCCATCTCGATCTCGGCATCGGGTGAGACATTTGATCAAGCCTTAGTGTTCAAAGATCTCTCCGGGATTGATAGTGCATTACCTTCAGAAGATGCGTCGCTATCACGGGGCGATTGGGTGCAACTTTCCAACATTGCCGCTGGCTCACAGTTGAACTTCTCCGTTGTCCCCAATGGCGTCGTTCAACCCGGCCGTAAGGCTTTGAGCACCGACTATACAATCAATCCAGAAACGCCATACAACTCCAATGGCCCTGTGTTCTGGACGGCCTACGCTGATCCGGAGACCTCCACGGTGCTCCTAGCGTACGAAGATCAAACCAGCTGGGGGAGTGATAACGACTTCAACGATGGTGTGATTGCCTTGGATATTGGCGAAGAGAACTTTGATCAGTTGTTTCGTACCGCTAACCTCGGTCAAGATGCCACGATTAATCTCGACGGCGCTCAGCGAGTTGATGTGCCTTATGAGCTAGAAGCGGGGCTGGGACTTGTCGGGCTCGCGCTGATTGTCGGCCATAAAGCCATCTTCCGCAAAGTCAAGCAACTTTTTGCGCCCCAAAAAGTGGATTTCTCCCACTAA
- a CDS encoding EAL domain-containing protein — MSSSFVTPLLQKLLRRSPDTADTTALDPSLTGLTGSADASESAASPQLANPEFQMKLVTQFYPPDFAATGQFMDELAQNLSQQNVDVRVFTAQPGYAVEAGQGQAPAQEWMGNVFVERSNFFRGGSRQWAGRTVTSLAFCLHTMWHLLRYENRGDLIFLTSEPPFLQVVGWLIHWLFGTKFVTLIYDLYPEVAVELGVLSADHWLIQFWHDVNKKVWRDAAAIVVPCQTMKDRVVKHCPELADKITVIHNWADPTWIKPIAKADNPFAQEHELVNKFTVLYSGNMGRCHDMETILGAAQDLKNEAVHFLFVGGGPKREVVMEQIAERGLKNCSFLPYQDKAVLPLSLTACDLSLVSVDVEMEGLVAPSKFYSALSAGRPVAVICEQHSYLRALVSDASCGAAIQNGDAKGLAGFIRYLSKDPVMAARMGNCGHRYIQEYFTPQNISQQYFRLLNRAVSDNSALQQSVERGDFQVCFQPIVNLGNQKIWGIESGLRWQHPTRGLICPAEFHAVAEETGLIVPIGWWLLEEACSQLQTLQKQLNNPTLKLSVNLSRQVFTHPDLLSRLDRLINTYKIDPACLQLDIDDEAAMQDASATTATILQLQSRKIRVCISNFGETYKSFDYLHRFSLDSLKISPSLIGRIGIDPEIVNFLGTIVILGKDLGMEVVVQGIESSDELLRMREIGIQYGQGHLFSQLISAPDVATLYTQNQHVISYLMPEPDADGDTTINADAPSVLIADDDRSMRAILRSIIQKAGYRVIEAEDGARAVELFTAHEPDLVLLDAMMPELNGFDCCRALRSQMTESEGNVAVAVKHVPILLITALDDEASIDAAFSAGATDYITKPINWTVLKRRVTKFLG; from the coding sequence ATGTCCTCTTCATTTGTTACACCCCTCTTACAGAAGCTGTTGCGGCGATCGCCTGATACAGCGGACACGACAGCACTTGATCCGTCTTTAACGGGTTTAACCGGGTCGGCGGATGCGTCAGAGTCGGCTGCATCGCCGCAACTTGCGAATCCTGAATTTCAGATGAAGCTGGTCACGCAGTTTTATCCGCCGGACTTTGCCGCGACTGGGCAATTTATGGATGAGCTGGCCCAGAATCTGTCACAGCAAAATGTTGATGTGCGTGTGTTTACGGCCCAACCCGGCTACGCCGTAGAAGCGGGCCAAGGTCAAGCACCGGCCCAGGAATGGATGGGGAATGTGTTTGTTGAACGATCGAATTTCTTCCGGGGTGGCTCACGGCAGTGGGCGGGGCGCACCGTAACGAGTTTGGCATTTTGTCTGCATACGATGTGGCACTTGTTGCGCTATGAAAATCGGGGTGACCTGATCTTTCTGACCAGTGAACCGCCATTTCTTCAGGTTGTTGGTTGGTTGATTCATTGGCTGTTTGGCACGAAGTTTGTCACGTTGATCTACGACTTGTATCCGGAGGTGGCAGTTGAACTCGGCGTGTTGTCGGCGGACCATTGGCTAATTCAGTTTTGGCATGATGTGAATAAAAAGGTCTGGCGCGATGCCGCAGCGATCGTCGTGCCTTGCCAAACGATGAAAGATCGGGTGGTTAAGCATTGTCCGGAGTTGGCCGATAAGATTACGGTGATTCATAACTGGGCCGATCCGACTTGGATTAAACCGATTGCGAAGGCCGATAATCCCTTTGCCCAGGAGCACGAATTGGTGAATAAGTTTACCGTCCTGTATTCCGGTAATATGGGGCGTTGCCATGACATGGAGACAATTTTAGGTGCGGCCCAGGATCTGAAAAATGAAGCGGTGCATTTTCTGTTTGTGGGTGGTGGCCCGAAGCGGGAAGTTGTGATGGAACAGATTGCCGAACGGGGGCTAAAGAATTGTTCGTTCCTGCCATACCAAGATAAAGCGGTCTTGCCGTTGTCCCTTACCGCCTGTGACCTTTCGTTGGTCAGTGTGGATGTTGAGATGGAAGGTTTAGTTGCACCGAGTAAGTTTTATTCAGCCTTGAGTGCGGGGCGTCCCGTGGCGGTGATTTGCGAACAGCATTCGTACCTTCGTGCCTTGGTTTCGGATGCGAGCTGCGGTGCGGCCATTCAGAATGGTGATGCAAAAGGGTTGGCTGGCTTTATTCGGTATCTCTCGAAGGACCCGGTGATGGCGGCCCGGATGGGGAATTGTGGGCATCGCTATATTCAGGAATATTTCACCCCACAAAATATTAGTCAGCAGTACTTCCGGCTGTTGAATCGGGCCGTTTCTGATAACTCAGCTTTACAGCAGTCCGTTGAGCGGGGTGACTTCCAAGTTTGTTTCCAGCCGATCGTCAACCTGGGTAATCAAAAGATTTGGGGGATTGAGTCCGGCCTTCGCTGGCAGCATCCGACGCGGGGCTTGATTTGTCCTGCCGAATTTCATGCAGTGGCCGAAGAGACCGGCTTGATTGTGCCGATCGGTTGGTGGCTCCTAGAAGAAGCCTGCTCCCAGCTCCAAACCTTACAAAAGCAGCTGAATAATCCCACCCTGAAGCTATCGGTCAACTTGAGTCGTCAGGTATTTACACATCCGGATTTGCTCTCGCGGCTCGATCGATTGATTAATACCTATAAAATTGACCCCGCTTGTTTGCAATTAGATATTGATGATGAAGCAGCGATGCAGGATGCTTCAGCAACGACGGCGACGATTTTGCAACTTCAATCGCGCAAAATTCGCGTCTGCATCAGTAACTTTGGTGAGACTTATAAGAGCTTTGACTACCTGCATCGGTTCTCCCTCGATTCCCTGAAGATTTCGCCTTCGTTGATTGGCCGGATTGGGATTGACCCAGAGATTGTAAATTTCCTCGGGACGATCGTCATTTTGGGTAAAGACCTCGGGATGGAAGTCGTTGTCCAGGGGATTGAGTCCTCGGATGAACTGCTGCGGATGCGCGAAATTGGGATTCAGTATGGTCAAGGGCATCTGTTCTCACAATTGATTTCTGCCCCGGATGTGGCGACTTTATATACGCAAAACCAGCATGTGATTTCCTACCTGATGCCGGAGCCGGATGCGGACGGCGATACCACGATTAATGCGGATGCCCCGTCGGTGTTGATTGCCGATGACGATCGCTCGATGCGGGCGATTCTACGAAGCATTATCCAAAAAGCGGGTTATCGTGTGATTGAAGCGGAGGATGGTGCCCGTGCTGTAGAGCTGTTTACCGCGCATGAGCCGGATTTAGTCTTACTTGATGCGATGATGCCGGAGCTGAACGGGTTTGATTGCTGCCGGGCGTTACGCTCGCAGATGACGGAATCTGAAGGGAATGTCGCCGTTGCCGTTAAGCATGTGCCGATTCTGTTGATTACAGCATTAGATGATGAAGCGTCGATCGATGCGGCATTTTCCGCCGGTGCGACGGACTATATTACGAAGCCGATTAACTGGACGGTCTTGAAGCGGCGTGTGACCAAGTTCCTGGGTTAG
- a CDS encoding fimbria/pilus outer membrane usher protein has translation MLVPHASLPPRHYTPIVASQPAPKIAQRRRQQSQANRLAKQFVAKTIATNQTETAIAPPENIPTTPNRAQAADKAILTPSTPAKSGQNPNVIASPGPATKVAIQTPTVQPTTQPQSDNQQLANPTSNAITEPSQAATKQAALFQKIFGGGRATSRTNVMVPWWVNDQPQGNILVTLRPGQAFAVKFVAKDFLAASTNFVRPDIQAKLAQAVEQNGFLSSEALRQLGLEVIFDNQRLELRIQVPPAQRKTQRSNLGKAQSENFKDALKPSNVSGYLNIRGNQTFDWLGSSTRASGRQPLQFALDGAINLGGWVLESDAQFTEGNQWERGNIRLLHDDTKRALRYAIGDIAPPATGYQTSPSMLGIAVARNYNLQPDQVTRPINQFQFFLERKSRVDVFNNGELLQTLTLEAGTQDLRDLPLGAGVSDVQLVVTNDLGQVQRLDFATATARNLLAPGLQQFAYSLGVPSEQQNGRFDYDWEQPTLTLAYRWGANPTFTTGSYLQANFQSQLLGWEGYLATPIGLWNWDTAVSHHNSQGTGLAARLRYDFIKLGDNNPTRRTFGFSAEYRGRNFMSLGDTEPKNETWLDLNAYYKQKLFHAVDATIEGRYQLSRTQNNAYRIALGLSHNISNQLSITAKLSHRQLQGGNNDQRIAVNINWRRSSGNQAFRTNSAFSNQASTTHQLDWSYNSPNPIQGLKSNIGFNVNDQGTDINSRLSFPSYRFNLELAHSGSLLRQDSATQKQETQLNFGSAIVFADGHWAFSRPINGSFALVVPHKNLKQQRIGINADGRGGYAAVAKGATAVIPGLPSYQLSTVRLEAPNLPIGLDIGKSSTKLLPGYKTGTLIKVGNDANVFLRGQLRDANGEPISYGSGTIVSQSDSQWKSVTLFTNKTGRFALLGFKPGKYEIQLNVPTQARILFDIPEDANGIYTIDNLKVLASPENASE, from the coding sequence AGGCGAATCGTTTAGCCAAGCAATTTGTGGCTAAAACGATCGCCACAAATCAAACCGAAACCGCGATCGCTCCGCCCGAAAACATCCCTACCACGCCCAATCGCGCTCAAGCCGCAGACAAGGCGATCCTGACCCCATCAACGCCAGCAAAGTCCGGCCAAAATCCCAACGTCATTGCCTCGCCCGGCCCGGCAACCAAGGTGGCCATTCAAACTCCCACAGTTCAACCAACAACACAACCCCAAAGCGACAATCAGCAACTCGCCAATCCAACCAGCAACGCGATCACCGAGCCCAGTCAGGCAGCGACCAAACAAGCGGCCCTATTCCAGAAAATTTTTGGCGGTGGTCGCGCAACCAGTCGCACCAATGTAATGGTGCCTTGGTGGGTCAACGATCAGCCTCAAGGCAATATCTTAGTCACCCTGCGGCCCGGTCAAGCCTTCGCTGTTAAATTCGTCGCCAAGGATTTCCTCGCCGCCAGCACCAATTTTGTCCGTCCCGATATTCAAGCCAAGTTAGCCCAAGCAGTTGAGCAAAATGGTTTTCTTTCCAGCGAAGCCCTGCGGCAACTCGGACTAGAAGTAATTTTTGACAATCAACGCTTAGAATTACGCATTCAAGTCCCACCCGCGCAACGCAAAACCCAACGCTCCAACCTTGGCAAAGCTCAATCCGAAAATTTCAAGGATGCCCTCAAGCCCAGTAACGTCAGTGGCTACTTAAACATTCGCGGGAATCAAACCTTTGATTGGCTCGGCAGCAGCACTCGCGCTTCGGGCCGCCAACCGCTCCAGTTTGCCTTAGATGGCGCAATCAACTTGGGTGGTTGGGTACTCGAAAGTGATGCCCAATTTACTGAGGGCAATCAATGGGAACGGGGCAATATTCGCCTGCTCCATGACGACACCAAGCGCGCCTTACGCTATGCGATCGGCGATATTGCCCCACCGGCTACCGGCTATCAAACCAGTCCTTCAATGCTAGGCATCGCGGTTGCCCGCAACTATAATTTGCAACCGGACCAAGTCACCCGACCCATTAACCAATTTCAGTTTTTCCTCGAACGCAAATCACGCGTTGATGTATTTAATAATGGGGAATTGCTCCAGACCCTCACCCTGGAAGCCGGCACCCAAGATTTACGCGATTTACCCTTAGGTGCCGGGGTCAGTGATGTCCAGTTGGTGGTCACAAATGACTTAGGTCAAGTCCAACGCCTCGACTTTGCCACCGCCACCGCCCGGAATCTCCTCGCACCCGGATTACAACAATTTGCCTATAGCCTCGGCGTCCCATCGGAACAGCAAAATGGCCGCTTCGACTATGACTGGGAACAACCCACATTAACCCTGGCCTATCGTTGGGGCGCCAATCCCACATTCACCACCGGGAGCTATCTTCAGGCCAATTTCCAGTCACAACTCTTGGGCTGGGAAGGCTATTTAGCCACCCCGATCGGGCTGTGGAACTGGGATACTGCCGTCAGTCATCACAATAGTCAAGGCACTGGGCTTGCCGCCCGTTTACGCTACGATTTCATCAAACTGGGCGACAATAATCCCACCCGACGCACCTTTGGTTTCAGTGCCGAATACCGGGGCCGGAACTTTATGAGTTTGGGCGACACCGAACCCAAAAACGAAACCTGGCTTGATCTGAACGCCTACTACAAACAGAAATTATTTCACGCTGTGGATGCGACGATCGAAGGCCGCTATCAACTCAGTCGGACCCAAAATAACGCTTACCGCATCGCCCTCGGACTGTCGCACAACATCTCCAACCAGCTCAGTATCACGGCCAAACTCAGCCATCGACAACTCCAAGGTGGGAACAACGACCAACGTATTGCCGTGAATATCAACTGGCGGCGATCGTCGGGCAATCAGGCGTTCCGCACCAATTCTGCCTTCAGTAACCAGGCATCCACCACGCATCAACTCGACTGGAGCTACAACTCCCCCAATCCGATTCAAGGACTCAAGAGCAATATCGGCTTTAACGTCAACGATCAAGGCACGGATATCAACTCACGGCTCAGCTTCCCAAGCTACCGGTTTAACTTAGAGCTAGCCCATAGTGGCTCCTTACTCAGGCAAGATTCAGCAACGCAGAAACAAGAAACGCAGTTGAACTTTGGTAGCGCAATCGTCTTTGCCGATGGACATTGGGCTTTTTCGCGCCCAATCAATGGCAGCTTTGCCTTAGTTGTGCCCCACAAAAATCTCAAACAACAACGCATTGGCATCAATGCCGATGGCCGCGGTGGCTATGCCGCCGTTGCCAAGGGTGCCACTGCCGTGATTCCCGGATTACCTTCCTACCAACTCTCAACGGTACGGCTGGAAGCACCGAATTTACCCATCGGTTTGGACATCGGGAAATCCTCCACTAAGCTATTACCCGGTTATAAAACCGGCACCTTAATCAAAGTCGGCAATGATGCGAATGTCTTCCTGCGCGGCCAACTCCGGGATGCCAACGGCGAACCCATCAGCTATGGCAGTGGCACGATCGTTTCACAATCTGACAGTCAGTGGAAATCCGTCACCCTATTTACCAACAAAACCGGTCGCTTCGCCTTGCTTGGCTTTAAACCGGGCAAGTACGAAATTCAGCTAAATGTCCCGACCCAAGCCCGCATCTTGTTCGACATTCCGGAAGACGCCAATGGCATTTATACGATCGACAATCTCAAAGTTCTAGCAAGCCCGGAAAACGCTAGCGAATAG